The genomic interval CGGTCGCCGACGAGGTGAGCGTGATGAAGGACGGCCTGGTCGTGGAGACCGGCACGCGCGGCCAGGTGCTACGGGAGCCCCGCCACCCCTACACCCGTTCGCTGCTCGACGCCCTGCCCGTGCCGCCTGCGGAGGATTCACGATGACCACCCCCCTGTTGTCCGTCGAGGACCTGGTCGTGGAGCACCGTACGCCGGGCCGCCCGGTCGTGCGGGCGGTGGCCGGGGCCAGCCTGCGCGTCGCCGCCGGCGAGGTGGTCGGCCTCGTCGGCGAGTCCGGGTGCGGCAAGTCCACCCTGGCCCGGGCGGTGTGCGGGCTGCACGGCACGGCCTCGGGCCGGATCCTCGTCGGCGGGCACCCGGTGACGCCCCTCGGGCTGCGCCGCAGGGACCCGTCGCTCAGCGGCGTGCAGATGGTGTTCCAGGACCCGTACTCCTCCCTGAACCCGCGCCGGCGCGTGGGCGCGCAGATCGCCGACGGCCTGCGCACCGCCGGCGACACCGTGACCGGCCCCGCCGACCTGCTCGAACGGGTCGGGCTGCCGCGCGCGTTCGCCGGCCGATACCCGCACGAGTTCTCCGGGGGGCAGCGGCAGCGCGTCGCCATCGCGCGGGCGCTCGCCGCCCGGCCGTCGCTGCTGATCGGGGACGAGCCGATCTCCGCCCTGGACGCCTCCGCCCAGGCGCAGGTGGCCCGGCTCATGCGCGACCTCGCCGTGGAGTCCGGCGCGGGCCTGCTGTTCATCAGCCACGACCTGTCCGTCGTACGGCTGATCGCCGACCGGATCGCGGTCATGTACCTCGGCAAGATCGTGGAGACCGGGCCGACCGCGGAGGTGTGGGCCGACCCCCGGCATCCGTACACGCGGGCGCTGCTCGCCGCGATCCCCTCCCCCGACGGCGCGGGCGTGCTGCCCGCCGAGCTGCCCGGGGACGTGCCCGACCCCGCCGATCCCCCGGCGGGCTGCCGGTTCCATCCCCGCTGCCCGTTCGCGATGGACGTGTGCCGGGAGCGGGAGCCCGACTTCGGCCCGGTGGCCTGCTGGCTGCACGCGCCGGAGCCGTCCCCCCTGCCATGATCGACCCGCTCGTGCTGGAGGACGTACGCGCCGGGATGGCCGGCGCGGGCATCGACGCCCTCGTGCTGCGGCCCTCCCCGGACTTCCGGTACCTGCGGGCGGACCCGCTGTCGGCGGCGGGCGGCGAGGAGGGCTACCTCGTGGTGGCGCTCGACGGGCCGCCCGCGCCGGCCGCCGATCCCGCGCGGGCCGCGGCTCTCGTGCCGCCGGCGGCCCGCCGCGTGGCCGTGGACCCCCAGATGCACGCCGCCGAGCTGTTCGCGCTGCGCCTCGACGCGGAGCTCGTGCTGGCCTCGGTCGTGCTGGCGCCGCTGCGCCTGCGCAAGCGCGCGGCCGAGGTGGCCGCGCTGCGGCACGCCGCCGCGGCGGCCGACGCCGTCCTGCTCGCCGCCCGCGAGCTCGCGTGGTTCGGCGTCACCGAGCGGGCGATGGCCCGCAGGCTCCGGGCGATGCTCGCCGAGACGGGCTGCGAAGGGCCGCCCTCCGTGCTCGTCGCCGCGGGCGAGCACTCCGCCGACGCGCGCCACCGGCCGTGCGAACGGGTGATCAACCCCGGCGACGCGCTGCTCGTCTCGGTCGGCGGGCGCTGGAACGGCTACTGCGCCGAGGTCGCCCGGGTCTTCGCTGTCGCCGAGCCGCCGGAGGACTTCGACGCCATGTACTCGGTCGTCCTCGCCGCACAGGGGGCCGCCGTCGACCGCGTACGCCCCGGGGTCGCGTGCGCCGAGGCCGCCGCGGCCGCCCGCGAGGTCGCCGACGGCAGCGGCTACGGCGACTACACCGCCGCGCGGACGGGCCGGGGCATCGGGCTGAGCCCGGCCGAGGCGCCCTGGTTGGCGGCCGGGGAGACGTTCGAGGCCGGGATGGCCGTCTGCCTGGAGCCCGCCATCTACCTGCCCGACCTCTTCGGCGCCCGGGTTGCCGACGTGGTCGTGTGCGGCGAGGACGGGCCGGAGGTGCTCAGCACCGGCTCCCGCGCGCTGCACGTCCTCGACCGGTAGGCGGGCCGCGGCCGGAACAAGACTCTGGAATTCGGCCGCGCTTCCGATGTCGAGAATGTGGCGCCGGCTCCGTCCCAGGGACACAGTGGCCACGAGGGGCCGCGCGACGGAGAGGAAGAACCACCGTGAAGTACCTGCTGCTGAAGCACTACCGGGGCGCGCCGGCTTCGGTCAACGACGTGCCGATGGACCAGTGGACGCCGGAGGAGGTCGACGCGCACGTGCAGTACATGCGCGACTTCGCGGCCCGGCTGGAGGAGACGGGCGAGTTCGTCGGCGAGCAGGCGCTGGCGCCCGAGGGCGCGTTCGTGCGGTACGACGGCGAGGGGCGCCCGCCGGTGACCGACGGTCCGTTCGCCGAGACCAAGGACCTCATCGCCGGTTGGATGATCATCGACGTGGAGTCGTGGGATCGCGCGGTCGAGCTGGCCGGGGAGCTGTCCGCCGCTCCCGGCGCCGGAGGCAAGCCCATCCACGAGTGGCTCGAGGTGCGGCCCTTCCTCACCCAGTCGCTCAAGGCGACCGAGTGAACGAGTCGCTGCTGCGGGAGCTCGTGCCCGCGGTGATCGGTGTCCTCGTCCGGCGCGGAGCGGACTTCGCGTCGGCCGAGGACGCCGTGCAGGAGGCCCTGATCCGGGCGCTGGAGACCTGGCCGGACGGTCCGCCGCGCGACCCGAGGGCATGGCTCGTCGCGGTGGCGTGGCGCAGGTTCCTCGACGCCGCACGCGCCGAGACCTCGCGACGGGGGCGGGAGCTCGCCGTGGAGGCCGAGCCCCCCGCCGGCCCGGCGCCCGCCGCCGACGACACGCTGCGGCTCTACTTCCTGTGCGCGCACCCCGCCCTGCCGCGCGGCTCGGCCGTCGCCCTGACGCTGCGCGCGGTCGGCGGCCTGACCACACGGCAGATCGCGGCGGCCTGCCTCGTCCCCGAGGCGACCATGGCGCAGCGGATCAGCCGGGCCAAGCGGCGGATCGCGGGGCTGCCGCTCGACCGGCCCGGCGATCTCGGGACGGTGCTGCGCGTGCTCTACCTCGTCTTCAACGAGGGGTACGGCGGAGACGTCGACCTGGCGGCCGAGGCGATCCGCCTCACCCGCCAGCTCGCCGCCCTGACCGACGAGCCCGAGGTCGCGGGGCTGCTCGCGCTCATGCTGCTGCACCACGCGCGCCGCGCGTCCCGCACCGGCCCGGGAGGTCGCCTGGTGCCGCTCGCCGAGCAGGACCGGTCCCGGTGGGACACCGGCCTGATCAGCGAGGGGGTGGCGATCCTGCAGGCCGCGCTGGCCCGCGACCGGCTGGGCGAATACCAGGCGCAGGCCGCGATCGCCGCCCTGCACGCGGACGCCCGCAGCGCCGCCGAGACGGACTGGGTGCAGATCGTGGAGTGGTACGACGAACTGCTGCGTCTCACGGGCAGCCCGGTGGTGCGGCTCAACCGGGCGGTGGCGGTCGGGGAGGCCGACGGACCGCGGGCAGGCCTGGCGGCGCTGGCCGGCGTGGATCCCGGCCTGCCCCGCTATGTCGCGGTGCGGGCCTACCTGCACGAACGCGCGGGTGACCTCGAGCACGCCGCCGAGCTGTACGCCGAGGCCTCCCGTGCCGCCGCGAGCGTTCCGGAGCGCGACCACCTCACACGGGAGGCCGCCCGGGTCCGGCAACTGCTGCGTCCATGAGGCGGTGTCAGGGAACCGGCGCCCTACACGGGCGGCGCGGGGTCGTACTGCATGCGCCGGCGCACCTCCCGGGCCCGCTCGGCCCCCGCGAGTCGCGCCACCAGGTGGAGCGCCATGTCGATGCCTGCCGACACCCCGGACGAGGTGACGACGTCGCCGTCGTCGACGAAGCGCTCGTCGCGCCGGACGTCGATGCTCGGATCCAGCTCGGCGAGCAGGTCGAGGGCGCCCCAGTGCGTGGTCGCCGGGCGGCCCGCCAGCAGGCCGGCCGCGGCGAAGACGAGCGATCCGGTGCAGACGCTGGTCATCAGGGGAACGCGTGCGCGCTGCTCCCGCACCCATGCGAGGTGTTCCGGATCCCTCAGTTGAGGGCGGGTCCCTGCGCCGCCCGGGTGCACGAGGACGTCGAGACGGCCGACGTCGTCCGCCGACCGGTCGGCGTACAGGGTCAGCCCCTTGGACGCCCGTACGGCTCCCGACCGCGGTGCGAACGCGACGACCTCCGCCTCCTCCGGGCGCAGTTTCGCCCATAAGCCGAAGACTTCCCAGGGGCCGACCGCGTCGAGTTCTTCCACCTGGTCGAACAGCAAGATTCCTACGCGTGTCATGCCCGCCATCCTTTCTCAGGGGGCTCGGAGCCGAAAGCAGCGGCAAAAGTGGGCAAATAGTCGCTATCAGCACCAGCAACCACACGAGGCTCGATAGAGGATAGAAAGGTCATTTTCTGAAGCTCCGCGGGTCAGGCCGAGATCCGCGATCGGGGGAAACGCCATCGGGGGAGGATCCATGACCACGACCGAGACGACGCCGGGCACGACCACGGCGGGCACCACGCCGGGCACCACGACCGGCACGGCCACGACGGGAACGACGACCGCCCGGGGCCGCGCGGGCCGCGCCCGGACGACGACCACACCGCCCACGCCCACTCCGGCTCCGCCCACCGGCCCGGGCCCGGAGATGAAGGAGGGGAACCGGCCCCAGCTGGACCTGAACCTGCCGTTCCTGCGGATCCAGCTGCGGGCGCCCGAAATGCACATGCCGCACGTCGGCATGCCGCACATCAGCGGCCGCGACGTCGGGCACGCCGTGGACATGGCCCGGACGTTCCTTCCGCCGCCTGAGCGCATCATGTACTACGGCGGTCTCGGCGCGCTGGCCGCGCTCGGCATCCTGGAATGGCCCGTGGCGGCGGCGATCGGCGCGGGAACTCTGATCGCGCAGCGCGCCAGGGGCCGCGAGCAGCGCTGGTCCCCGCTCAGCGGTCCGCAGAAGGAGACCCGCGGGACGAGCACCGCCACGCCGCCGGGAACGCCCGCCGCCGGGACCACGGGCATGCCGGAGCCGGCGGCGCAGACGGCGGCCGGAAGGAGAACCGCCACGGCCGCGGGAGCGGCGAAAACCCCCGCCGCGGGCACCGCCCGGCGCACCAGGGCCGGCGCCAAGTAAGAGGGGGAAAGCACGAGGGGAAAGACGGGAGGCGCCTCGCGCGGGTCCGCGAGCGACGGCACCGCGCGACCGGCGCGCCGCACGGCCGCCGGCCTCGCCGTCGGTGGGCGGGCGGCCTCGCCCGTCGCCCGCCGGAGGATTACGGATCCGCGGTCACATCGCAGAAGTGGAGGTGCCGGCACCGGGCAGCGGAAGGCGTCGCAGCCGGGGTTTCTGGATCTTGCCCGAGCCCGTCTTCGGCAGGTCGTCCGTGATGTCGAAGTACATCGGGATCTTGTACTTGGCCAGACGAGGCCGGAGGAAGTCGCGCAGCTCGCCGGCCGTGACGTTCGCACCGGGGCGGAGGACCACGAACGCGCGGCCCACCTCGCCCCATTTGGCGTCGGGGACCCCGAGCACGGCGACCTCGGCGATCGCCGGATGCTCGAAGATCGCCGCCTCGACCTCGGCCGGGTAGACGTTCTCCCCGCCCGAGATGTACATGTCCTTGACCCGGTCGACGACGTACAGGTGGCCCTCCTCGTCCAGGACGCCGACGTCTCCGGAGCGGAACCAGCCGCCGTCGGAGAAGGCGGCCGCGGTCGCCTCCGGGTCGCGCCAGTAGCCGGGCGTCACGTTCGGCCCCTGGATCAGCACCTCACCCGGCTGTCCCGTCGCCGTGTCGGTACCGTCGGGCCGGACGACCCGCACGTTGGCGAAGAACACCGGAACCCCTGCCGAGCCCACCTTGCGCACGCTCTGGCTGGCCTCGAGGAAGGTGGCGCCGGGAGCGGTCTCGGTGAGCCCGTATCCCTGGCAGAACACCAGGCCCCGTTCCTGGTACGCACGGATCAGCGCGGCGGGGATCGCCGCGCCCCCGGCCATCAGGTTGCGCAGCGACGACAGGTCCGCGCCGGCCCACCTGGGCGACCGGGCGAACGCGGCGAACATCGTGGTGACCCCGAACATCCAGGTGACCCCGTGCTTCTCTATGAGGTCGTAGCACTCGTCGACGTCCCACGACGGCATGATCACCGAACGCCCGCCCTTGAGGAAGGTCGGCAGCAGGGTCTGGTTCAGGGCGGCGACGTGGAAGAGCGGGGCGCTGATCAGGGTCGTCTCGTCGCTGGTGACGTCGACGCCGAGCAGGAGGTTGAAGCAGTTCCACACGAGGTTGCCGTGCGTGAGCGTCGCCCCCTTGGGCCGCCC from Microbispora sp. ZYX-F-249 carries:
- a CDS encoding M24 family metallopeptidase produces the protein MIDPLVLEDVRAGMAGAGIDALVLRPSPDFRYLRADPLSAAGGEEGYLVVALDGPPAPAADPARAAALVPPAARRVAVDPQMHAAELFALRLDAELVLASVVLAPLRLRKRAAEVAALRHAAAAADAVLLAARELAWFGVTERAMARRLRAMLAETGCEGPPSVLVAAGEHSADARHRPCERVINPGDALLVSVGGRWNGYCAEVARVFAVAEPPEDFDAMYSVVLAAQGAAVDRVRPGVACAEAAAAAREVADGSGYGDYTAARTGRGIGLSPAEAPWLAAGETFEAGMAVCLEPAIYLPDLFGARVADVVVCGEDGPEVLSTGSRALHVLDR
- a CDS encoding YciI family protein, which translates into the protein MKYLLLKHYRGAPASVNDVPMDQWTPEEVDAHVQYMRDFAARLEETGEFVGEQALAPEGAFVRYDGEGRPPVTDGPFAETKDLIAGWMIIDVESWDRAVELAGELSAAPGAGGKPIHEWLEVRPFLTQSLKATE
- a CDS encoding DJ-1/PfpI family protein gives rise to the protein MTRVGILLFDQVEELDAVGPWEVFGLWAKLRPEEAEVVAFAPRSGAVRASKGLTLYADRSADDVGRLDVLVHPGGAGTRPQLRDPEHLAWVREQRARVPLMTSVCTGSLVFAAAGLLAGRPATTHWGALDLLAELDPSIDVRRDERFVDDGDVVTSSGVSAGIDMALHLVARLAGAERAREVRRRMQYDPAPPV
- a CDS encoding RNA polymerase sigma factor, with translation MNESLLRELVPAVIGVLVRRGADFASAEDAVQEALIRALETWPDGPPRDPRAWLVAVAWRRFLDAARAETSRRGRELAVEAEPPAGPAPAADDTLRLYFLCAHPALPRGSAVALTLRAVGGLTTRQIAAACLVPEATMAQRISRAKRRIAGLPLDRPGDLGTVLRVLYLVFNEGYGGDVDLAAEAIRLTRQLAALTDEPEVAGLLALMLLHHARRASRTGPGGRLVPLAEQDRSRWDTGLISEGVAILQAALARDRLGEYQAQAAIAALHADARSAAETDWVQIVEWYDELLRLTGSPVVRLNRAVAVGEADGPRAGLAALAGVDPGLPRYVAVRAYLHERAGDLEHAAELYAEASRAAASVPERDHLTREAARVRQLLRP
- a CDS encoding ABC transporter ATP-binding protein; its protein translation is MTTPLLSVEDLVVEHRTPGRPVVRAVAGASLRVAAGEVVGLVGESGCGKSTLARAVCGLHGTASGRILVGGHPVTPLGLRRRDPSLSGVQMVFQDPYSSLNPRRRVGAQIADGLRTAGDTVTGPADLLERVGLPRAFAGRYPHEFSGGQRQRVAIARALAARPSLLIGDEPISALDASAQAQVARLMRDLAVESGAGLLFISHDLSVVRLIADRIAVMYLGKIVETGPTAEVWADPRHPYTRALLAAIPSPDGAGVLPAELPGDVPDPADPPAGCRFHPRCPFAMDVCREREPDFGPVACWLHAPEPSPLP
- a CDS encoding acyl-CoA synthetase, with protein sequence MRNAGLGGWPARRARMTPDRTAFVFGDRPVTYAEVHERTTRLASRLRAAGVRAGDRVAYLGRNHLAFVETMFASHLLGAIFVPLNFRLAAPEIGYMLDHSGAEVLIYAPECAEVVRALPDTVAAPREVVALDAPGPGERHYESWLAEGDPAPIDVPVRMDDTALILYTSGTTGRPKGATLTHGNLVWNCFNLLLGVDVTSDETTLISAPLFHVAALNQTLLPTFLKGGRSVIMPSWDVDECYDLIEKHGVTWMFGVTTMFAAFARSPRWAGADLSSLRNLMAGGAAIPAALIRAYQERGLVFCQGYGLTETAPGATFLEASQSVRKVGSAGVPVFFANVRVVRPDGTDTATGQPGEVLIQGPNVTPGYWRDPEATAAAFSDGGWFRSGDVGVLDEEGHLYVVDRVKDMYISGGENVYPAEVEAAIFEHPAIAEVAVLGVPDAKWGEVGRAFVVLRPGANVTAGELRDFLRPRLAKYKIPMYFDITDDLPKTGSGKIQKPRLRRLPLPGAGTSTSAM